A single region of the Salicibibacter cibi genome encodes:
- a CDS encoding cysteine desulfurase produces the protein MNVQDVREHFPILDQEINGSPLVYLDNAATSQKPISVIEAMEDYYRRYNSNVHRGVHTLSSVATDGYEGARDKVQTFINAGRREEVVFTRGTTTAINTVAASYGRANLQEGDEIVLTPMEHHSNLIPWQQIAKATGADLKYIPLQPDGTVSVEAARSTISERTKIVAMVHVSNVLGTMNPIKEVTKIAHEHQAIMVVDGAQSTPHTPVNVQDLDCDFFAFSAHKMCGPTGIGVLYGKKALLEEMEPFEFGGEMIDEVGLYDATWKEVPHKFEGGTPIIAGAIGLNAAIDFLNDIGLDAIKTHEQQLARYAMDQLGRHDDIEVYGPPANERAGIITFNIDGVHPHDTATVLDTKGVAIRAGHHCARPLMNWLDVAATARASFYLYNTEADVDALVDALVTTKEYFGDVYAE, from the coding sequence TTGAACGTACAAGATGTGCGTGAACACTTCCCTATTTTAGACCAAGAGATAAATGGCAGCCCGCTTGTTTACCTGGATAATGCGGCTACGTCCCAAAAACCGATTTCGGTCATTGAAGCAATGGAGGATTATTACCGCCGTTACAACTCGAATGTTCATCGAGGTGTGCATACGCTCAGTTCGGTGGCGACCGACGGCTACGAAGGAGCCCGTGACAAAGTCCAAACATTTATCAATGCCGGCAGGAGAGAGGAAGTTGTATTTACGCGCGGGACGACGACCGCGATCAATACTGTTGCTGCAAGTTACGGGCGAGCCAACTTGCAAGAAGGGGATGAAATCGTTCTTACCCCCATGGAACACCACAGCAATTTAATCCCTTGGCAGCAGATCGCGAAGGCAACCGGAGCAGACTTGAAATACATTCCGTTGCAACCGGATGGCACGGTTTCCGTAGAGGCGGCGCGGTCCACCATCAGCGAGCGCACGAAAATCGTCGCAATGGTGCACGTGTCCAATGTGCTCGGCACCATGAACCCGATCAAAGAAGTAACGAAAATTGCCCATGAACATCAAGCCATTATGGTCGTTGACGGTGCACAAAGCACGCCACACACGCCTGTGAATGTTCAAGACCTTGACTGCGATTTTTTCGCATTCTCCGCCCATAAAATGTGTGGACCCACCGGCATAGGCGTTTTATATGGAAAAAAAGCATTGCTGGAAGAAATGGAGCCATTTGAATTTGGCGGAGAAATGATTGACGAAGTCGGCCTTTATGATGCAACATGGAAGGAAGTCCCTCATAAGTTTGAGGGCGGCACTCCGATTATTGCCGGAGCGATTGGACTAAATGCAGCAATTGATTTTCTAAATGATATAGGTTTAGATGCTATAAAAACCCATGAACAGCAGCTGGCCCGCTATGCGATGGATCAGCTCGGCCGCCATGATGATATTGAGGTTTACGGTCCACCAGCAAACGAGCGGGCAGGGATTATCACTTTCAATATCGATGGCGTTCATCCTCATGATACGGCCACAGTTCTCGATACGAAAGGCGTAGCCATACGCGCCGGCCATCATTGTGCACGACCTCTCATGAATTGGCTGGATGTTGCTGCTACAGCTAGGGCAAGTTTTTATCTTTACAACACAGAAGCAGATGTAGACGCGCTCGTAGACGCGCTTGTTACCACAAAGGAGTATTTCGGCGATGTCTATGCAGAATAA
- the sufD gene encoding Fe-S cluster assembly protein SufD: protein MAVETKWTFDSETVKKWSEKRGEPAWLADKRIEALTEAEDLPMPNPDKTSLKRWKFTGFEKIEADEPESQRFSDLPAEVTRLAGEEKDVQNLIVQRDGKTTFNKVAQELVDNGVIFTDIETAVKEHGDLVEKYLMSGAVKTNENRLTALNTALMNGGIFIYVPKNVELQSPIQTIFWQDDVKTGLFNHVLMVAEANSSLTYLENYVSFTEDEAYGNIVSEVYGAQGSKIKYGAVDNLESGVTTYVVRRATLDKDARIEWALGQMNEGNTISENTTYLMGEGSYGDTKTVHVGRGNQTQNFTSDVVAHGKQTEGYILTHGVMKDSSTSIFNGINKIEKGGTNSHSEQTGRVLMLSPKARGDANPILLIDEDEVTAGHAASVGKIDPIQMFYMKSRGLSQAEAERLIIHGFLEPVVGALPIEAVKTRLSEVIEGKVY, encoded by the coding sequence ATGGCAGTTGAAACAAAATGGACGTTTGACAGTGAAACCGTTAAAAAATGGTCGGAAAAAAGAGGAGAGCCCGCTTGGTTAGCGGATAAAAGAATAGAAGCACTGACCGAGGCAGAGGATCTTCCGATGCCGAATCCGGATAAAACAAGTTTAAAAAGATGGAAATTTACGGGCTTTGAAAAGATTGAAGCCGACGAGCCGGAAAGTCAACGTTTTTCCGATCTTCCTGCAGAGGTGACCCGTCTGGCGGGAGAAGAAAAAGATGTGCAAAATCTGATTGTCCAGCGGGACGGAAAGACGACTTTTAACAAAGTTGCACAGGAACTTGTCGATAACGGCGTTATTTTCACGGATATCGAAACGGCAGTAAAAGAGCATGGCGATCTCGTTGAGAAATACTTGATGAGCGGCGCCGTGAAAACAAACGAAAATCGCTTGACAGCGCTGAATACAGCATTGATGAACGGCGGGATTTTCATCTATGTGCCGAAAAACGTGGAACTGCAGTCCCCGATTCAAACGATCTTCTGGCAAGATGATGTAAAGACAGGTCTTTTTAACCACGTGCTAATGGTTGCTGAAGCGAACAGCAGTCTGACGTACTTGGAAAACTATGTGTCGTTCACCGAAGATGAAGCGTATGGCAATATTGTATCGGAAGTGTACGGTGCCCAGGGATCAAAGATTAAATACGGAGCGGTCGATAATCTCGAAAGTGGTGTAACCACGTATGTCGTTCGACGTGCAACATTGGATAAGGACGCTCGGATTGAATGGGCACTCGGCCAAATGAACGAAGGGAATACTATTTCCGAAAATACCACTTATCTTATGGGAGAAGGTTCATACGGTGATACGAAAACCGTTCATGTAGGTCGCGGAAATCAAACGCAAAACTTTACGAGCGACGTCGTGGCGCACGGGAAACAAACCGAAGGTTATATCCTTACCCACGGGGTTATGAAAGATAGTTCGACATCGATTTTTAACGGGATTAACAAGATTGAAAAAGGTGGAACGAACTCTCACAGTGAACAAACGGGCCGTGTGCTCATGCTTTCACCGAAAGCACGAGGAGACGCCAACCCGATTTTGTTGATCGATGAAGATGAAGTAACGGCCGGCCATGCGGCTTCTGTTGGTAAAATTGATCCGATCCAAATGTTTTATATGAAAAGCCGGGGGCTGTCACAGGCAGAAGCCGAGCGGCTAATTATTCACGGATTTTTGGAGCCGGTTGTCGGGGCGCTTCCAATTGAAGCTGTTAAAACACGGCTTTCGGAAGTCATTGAAGGGAAAGTTTATTAA
- the sufC gene encoding Fe-S cluster assembly ATPase SufC has protein sequence MAGSTLKIKDLHVEIEGTEIIKGFDLEINGGEIHAIMGPNGTGKSTLASAIMGHPSYEITQGSVELDGEDVLEMEVDERARAGMFLAMQYPSEVTGVTTSDFLRTSINANREEGDQIPLMKFIKKMDKQMQTLDMDESFSTRYLNEGFSGGEKKRNEILQLLMLEPKIAILDEVDSGLDIDALKVVSKGVNSMRSDNFGCLIITHYQRLLNYIEPDYVHVIMQGRIVKSGDATLAQRLENEGYDWIKEELGIEDERVGHSQEA, from the coding sequence ATGGCTGGATCAACGTTGAAAATTAAAGATCTACACGTTGAAATTGAAGGAACTGAAATCATTAAAGGTTTCGATTTAGAAATAAATGGCGGTGAAATTCATGCCATTATGGGTCCGAACGGCACGGGGAAATCAACCCTTGCTTCGGCTATCATGGGCCATCCAAGTTATGAAATTACACAGGGAAGTGTCGAACTCGATGGCGAAGACGTCCTTGAAATGGAAGTGGACGAGCGTGCGCGGGCCGGCATGTTCCTTGCCATGCAATATCCAAGTGAAGTGACAGGTGTTACAACATCTGATTTCCTGCGTACATCGATTAACGCGAATCGCGAAGAAGGCGATCAAATTCCATTGATGAAGTTTATTAAAAAGATGGATAAACAAATGCAAACGCTCGATATGGATGAATCCTTCTCTACCCGTTATTTAAACGAAGGCTTCTCCGGCGGGGAGAAAAAGCGGAATGAAATTTTACAGCTTCTTATGTTGGAGCCGAAAATTGCGATTTTGGACGAAGTGGACTCCGGCCTTGACATTGACGCTTTGAAAGTTGTTTCGAAAGGCGTAAACAGCATGCGTTCGGATAACTTCGGTTGCTTAATTATTACCCACTATCAGCGTTTGCTTAACTACATCGAACCAGATTACGTACACGTTATCATGCAAGGGCGCATTGTTAAGTCTGGGGATGCAACGCTTGCCCAACGTCTTGAAAATGAAGGCTACGACTGGATCAAGGAAGAACTCGGCATTGAAGATGAGCGTGTAGGGCACAGTCAAGAAGCGTAA
- a CDS encoding carboxymuconolactone decarboxylase family protein has protein sequence MAQDETFIEEALQEYKDGMNYLSGQLPKLTRKFNAFTDACFAEGELKAKDKYLIALAISVCMNEEYSIINHAKNCIDEDCSEEEIMEAVAVAVSFRGDAALSQAVTVVRDAIETFDTGS, from the coding sequence ATGGCACAGGACGAGACATTCATCGAGGAAGCCTTGCAGGAATATAAAGATGGTATGAACTATTTATCGGGGCAACTGCCGAAACTTACACGAAAATTCAATGCGTTTACAGACGCGTGCTTTGCGGAAGGGGAATTAAAAGCGAAAGACAAATATCTCATTGCGCTTGCAATTAGTGTCTGTATGAATGAAGAATATTCGATCATTAACCATGCGAAAAATTGTATCGATGAAGATTGCAGTGAAGAGGAAATCATGGAGGCTGTTGCGGTGGCGGTTTCCTTTCGGGGAGACGCGGCTTTAAGCCAAGCGGTCACGGTGGTGCGAGACGCCATCGAAACGTTCGACACCGGTTCATGA
- a CDS encoding MetQ/NlpA family ABC transporter substrate-binding protein: MNKFYKLIALGTLTTVLVACGADDEEAGDEAEEGESTEAADDEEPSELVVGATNVPHAEILEFAEDLLEEEGVDMQIETFNDYVIPNEALDNGDLDANFYQHIPFLEDHIDEFGFDFVDVGGVHIEPIGVYSQDYDSLDELPEGATILMSDSVADHGRVLTMFEEEGLIELAEGEGVEATLDDIEENPHDFDFEPQYEPALLPQAYENGEGDAVLINSNFAIDHDLLPLEDSIASESAGADNPYVNVVVVNSEDEDDEAIATLVDVLQSPEVQDFMEEEYDGAVVPVEE, encoded by the coding sequence ATGAATAAGTTTTATAAACTGATTGCTTTAGGGACACTGACAACCGTACTTGTCGCCTGCGGAGCAGATGATGAAGAAGCAGGTGATGAAGCGGAAGAAGGTGAAAGTACCGAAGCCGCAGATGATGAAGAGCCATCTGAATTAGTCGTTGGTGCCACAAACGTACCTCACGCTGAAATTCTTGAGTTTGCGGAAGACCTACTCGAAGAAGAGGGAGTTGATATGCAAATCGAAACATTCAATGACTATGTCATTCCTAACGAGGCGTTGGATAACGGCGATTTAGACGCCAATTTTTATCAACATATCCCATTTCTTGAAGATCACATTGACGAGTTTGGGTTTGATTTCGTTGATGTTGGCGGTGTTCATATCGAACCGATCGGCGTATACAGCCAAGATTACGATAGCCTCGATGAATTGCCGGAAGGCGCGACCATCCTTATGAGTGACTCCGTTGCGGATCATGGCCGTGTCTTGACGATGTTCGAAGAGGAAGGGCTGATCGAATTGGCGGAAGGTGAAGGGGTCGAAGCGACGTTGGACGATATTGAAGAAAACCCCCATGACTTCGATTTCGAGCCGCAGTATGAACCGGCTTTGTTGCCGCAGGCTTACGAAAATGGTGAAGGAGACGCGGTTTTGATTAATTCCAACTTTGCCATCGACCATGACTTGTTACCTCTTGAAGATTCGATCGCATCAGAATCAGCGGGTGCCGATAACCCGTATGTGAATGTGGTTGTGGTAAATAGCGAGGATGAAGATGATGAAGCTATTGCTACCCTTGTGGACGTTTTACAATCGCCGGAAGTTCAGGATTTTATGGAAGAAGAGTATGATGGAGCAGTCGTTCCCGTCGAAGAGTAA
- a CDS encoding methionine ABC transporter permease has protein sequence MLDEIDRENMLENVDWGNMLEATWETLYMSGVAILFTFFLGIILGLILFLSSKGQLWENKIVNIVTTGFVNIFRSVPFIILIILLIPFTNVVMGTMLGPNAALPALVIGSAAFYARLVEIGLREVDKGVVEAARSMGANQKQIIFKVFIPESLPALVSGVTVTAILLVSYTAMAGVIGAGGLGDLAFRDGFQRNSSDVTIVATVIISVIVFIIQGIGDVITRKIDKR, from the coding sequence ATGCTTGATGAAATCGATCGGGAAAACATGCTAGAAAACGTTGATTGGGGAAACATGCTGGAAGCCACGTGGGAGACCCTCTATATGAGTGGGGTCGCGATCTTGTTTACTTTTTTCTTAGGTATCATTCTTGGTCTCATTCTTTTCTTATCTTCAAAAGGACAGCTCTGGGAAAATAAAATTGTAAACATTGTTACCACTGGATTTGTAAATATTTTTCGTTCCGTGCCATTCATCATTTTAATTATTTTGCTCATTCCGTTTACGAATGTTGTGATGGGAACAATGCTTGGCCCGAACGCAGCTTTACCGGCACTCGTGATCGGTTCCGCGGCTTTTTATGCCCGCCTTGTGGAAATCGGCTTGCGTGAGGTGGATAAAGGTGTCGTGGAAGCAGCCAGGTCTATGGGCGCGAACCAAAAGCAAATCATTTTCAAGGTATTTATTCCCGAGTCGTTGCCTGCGCTCGTGTCCGGCGTTACGGTCACTGCGATATTGCTCGTCAGCTATACGGCGATGGCAGGCGTCATCGGCGCCGGCGGGTTAGGGGATCTGGCGTTTCGTGACGGTTTTCAGCGTAACAGCTCGGATGTGACGATCGTTGCGACGGTCATCATCTCGGTCATCGTGTTTATTATTCAAGGAATCGGTGATGTTATCACACGAAAAATTGATAAAAGATAA
- a CDS encoding methionine ABC transporter ATP-binding protein: protein MIHLNNISKTFQLKGQSIEAVKEINLDIEKGEIFGIVGYSGAGKSTLVRLLNRLETPTTGTLKIADRDILDLSNRDLRGARQEISMIFQHFNLLWSRTVRENIAFPLEVAGIAKAKRNERVEELIELVGLKGREASYPSQLSGGQKQRVGIARALANEPKVLLCDEATSALDPRTTGAILDLLHDINQKLGLTIVIITHEMQVVQKICSRVAVMEDGKIVELGNVLDVFRDPQQEITKTFVKQVTDPEDSNEAIEEQLKREKGTVIRLTFVGDDAEKPVVSELIRSFGVTVNILQGNIAKTQHGSYGSLYVSIEGDGAQLKEAIQFLYGHRVEAEVIADA, encoded by the coding sequence CTGATACATCTGAATAACATCTCGAAAACGTTTCAATTAAAAGGACAATCCATCGAAGCGGTAAAAGAGATTAATTTAGATATTGAAAAGGGAGAGATTTTCGGAATTGTCGGTTACAGCGGTGCGGGGAAAAGCACGCTCGTACGTCTCCTTAATCGATTGGAAACGCCCACGACCGGCACATTAAAAATTGCAGATCGTGACATTTTGGATCTATCCAATCGAGACTTAAGGGGCGCAAGGCAAGAAATCAGCATGATCTTTCAACATTTTAACCTCCTATGGTCGCGAACCGTTCGGGAAAACATTGCTTTCCCCCTTGAAGTTGCCGGTATTGCAAAAGCAAAACGTAACGAGCGTGTGGAAGAGTTGATCGAACTCGTTGGTTTGAAAGGGCGGGAAGCGTCTTATCCATCGCAACTGAGCGGCGGGCAGAAGCAACGGGTCGGCATTGCCCGGGCGCTTGCCAATGAACCGAAAGTGCTCTTGTGTGATGAGGCGACCTCCGCGCTTGACCCGCGAACGACTGGCGCGATTCTTGATTTGCTCCACGATATCAACCAAAAATTAGGGCTCACGATTGTCATCATTACCCACGAAATGCAAGTGGTGCAAAAAATTTGTTCGCGTGTTGCCGTGATGGAAGATGGCAAAATTGTTGAGTTGGGAAATGTGTTGGATGTCTTTAGAGATCCTCAACAAGAGATTACGAAAACATTCGTCAAGCAAGTCACCGACCCGGAAGATTCCAATGAAGCCATTGAAGAGCAGCTCAAGCGAGAAAAGGGGACCGTCATTCGCTTAACGTTTGTCGGGGATGACGCGGAAAAACCGGTCGTATCCGAATTAATCCGTTCGTTTGGCGTAACGGTGAATATTTTACAAGGAAATATTGCCAAAACGCAGCACGGGAGCTATGGCAGTTTATACGTTTCCATCGAAGGGGATGGAGCGCAATTAAAAGAAGCCATTCAATTTCTTTACGGCCACCGGGTGGAAGCAGAGGTGATTGCCGATGCTTGA
- a CDS encoding M20/M25/M40 family metallo-hydrolase — protein sequence MYEQLATLCEAEQAEWLTMKLVALDSTNGSAGEIEISDYLHKLIRSFPYFQKHPEHIWLQTIPNDKRKNVFAFLPGKANAKETILFHAHYDTVGIEDYGTLSAHAFDPEALLAYFSDDVTNTEIREDAATGDWLFARGSADMKSGIAVHLVNLLRFAEHERPTGNILLLITADEESEHAGMKAAITELQYLRNEWRIHYKAAINNDYISPQYEGDSTRYMYTGTCGKVLPCFYVAGKESHVGDTMTTVNPTSIASKLNLELHNNVEIAEQMKEEFILPPTCLYQRDNKQTYDVQTATSAYIYFNFCLYERTVHEATTRLLEIARRSAEEVSKEYESRYQAFTKQMGRDPKNLDWSVEVTTFEAFKKELEALNAPVADTIEQTAHTFRHLDIRERFFKIVEAMQMLDPARKPRVVLFYAPPFLPHNHLQEGAKDHDHLLKTLDEALAASEKISGETYRIRRFFPFISDSSYLAIQESDDELAALIDNFPRWGKDYEVPLSEIRKLSIPALNMGVYGKDAHQWSERLYKPFSFRVLPGLIRDVTARAFGNSS from the coding sequence ATGTATGAGCAGTTGGCAACGCTGTGTGAAGCAGAGCAGGCGGAATGGTTAACGATGAAGCTCGTTGCTCTCGATAGCACGAACGGGAGCGCGGGCGAAATTGAAATATCCGATTATCTACATAAGCTTATTCGTTCCTTCCCATATTTCCAAAAACATCCCGAGCACATATGGTTACAGACGATCCCAAATGACAAGCGCAAGAATGTGTTTGCTTTTTTACCGGGAAAGGCGAACGCAAAAGAAACGATCCTTTTTCATGCCCATTATGACACCGTGGGCATTGAAGATTATGGGACACTGAGTGCGCATGCTTTCGATCCGGAGGCGTTGCTCGCCTATTTTTCCGATGATGTGACAAATACAGAAATCAGGGAAGATGCTGCAACCGGCGATTGGTTGTTCGCTCGCGGATCAGCGGATATGAAAAGCGGCATTGCGGTTCACCTCGTGAACCTGCTCCGATTCGCGGAACACGAACGGCCGACAGGCAATATCCTCCTGCTCATCACCGCTGACGAAGAAAGCGAACACGCAGGGATGAAGGCTGCAATCACAGAGTTGCAATATCTCCGAAACGAATGGAGGATCCACTACAAGGCGGCCATCAACAATGATTATATTTCTCCGCAATATGAAGGGGACAGCACGCGCTATATGTACACGGGCACATGCGGGAAAGTTTTGCCGTGTTTTTATGTAGCCGGAAAAGAAAGCCATGTCGGCGACACGATGACGACGGTGAATCCAACATCGATAGCCTCCAAATTAAACTTGGAACTTCATAACAATGTTGAGATCGCCGAACAAATGAAAGAGGAATTCATTTTGCCGCCGACATGCTTATATCAACGGGATAACAAGCAAACGTATGACGTGCAAACAGCAACGAGCGCTTACATCTATTTTAATTTTTGTTTATATGAACGTACTGTACACGAAGCAACGACACGGTTGTTGGAAATCGCGCGAAGATCGGCAGAAGAAGTGTCAAAAGAATACGAAAGCCGCTATCAAGCTTTTACAAAACAAATGGGCAGGGATCCGAAAAACCTCGATTGGTCCGTCGAAGTCACTACGTTTGAAGCTTTCAAAAAGGAATTGGAAGCATTGAACGCTCCCGTTGCCGATACGATCGAACAAACCGCACACACCTTTCGGCACCTCGACATCCGCGAACGTTTTTTCAAAATCGTGGAAGCCATGCAAATGTTGGATCCTGCCCGCAAACCGAGAGTCGTTCTTTTTTACGCTCCTCCGTTCCTACCCCATAATCACTTGCAGGAAGGGGCGAAAGACCATGACCACTTATTAAAAACACTTGACGAAGCGCTTGCCGCATCTGAAAAGATAAGCGGTGAAACCTATCGCATCCGCCGTTTTTTTCCTTTTATATCCGATAGCAGTTATCTTGCAATCCAAGAAAGCGATGACGAACTGGCAGCGCTTATTGATAACTTTCCCAGATGGGGCAAAGATTACGAGGTGCCCCTTTCCGAGATACGCAAACTGAGCATCCCCGCCCTCAACATGGGGGTATATGGCAAAGACGCTCATCAATGGAGCGAACGGTTGTATAAACCATTTAGTTTCCGGGTTTTACCGGGGTTGATTCGAGACGTGACCGCACGGGCATTTGGCAACTCATCCTGA
- a CDS encoding DUF4349 domain-containing protein: MVRRFFYSFVFLIGFAVAGCSDDETAQHERADTHSNDEAEFAVEEADDTGDSEGEVSTTDEETNDSTEDITDVDVSDQMIIYNGDISIEVDQFDDAQRQIEEHAEQMDGYVVESNVHDRDDEAGNRSGTFSVRIPQENFTSFLDELEAIGTEVLERSTYGDDVTEEYVDLESRLQSKETVEERLLAFMEEAENTEDLLDISDDLASTQEEIEQIEGRMNYLENHVAYSTVNIDIQEVAASTLQDRESLNIWGQATSLFTDTVNVLVSLFSGLVIFMIGLSPVIIPLLVIGAAVLFFLKRRQKR, translated from the coding sequence GTGGTTCGTCGATTTTTTTATTCTTTCGTTTTTCTTATAGGATTCGCGGTCGCGGGATGCAGCGATGATGAAACGGCCCAGCACGAGCGAGCGGACACGCACAGTAATGATGAAGCCGAGTTTGCAGTCGAAGAAGCCGACGACACGGGAGACTCCGAAGGTGAGGTTTCAACGACTGACGAAGAAACGAACGACAGCACGGAAGACATAACAGACGTTGATGTGTCGGATCAAATGATTATTTACAACGGGGATATTTCTATTGAAGTGGATCAATTCGATGATGCCCAACGTCAAATTGAAGAGCACGCGGAACAAATGGACGGCTATGTCGTTGAATCCAACGTTCATGACCGTGATGATGAAGCAGGAAACCGGAGCGGAACGTTTTCGGTGCGGATCCCACAGGAAAACTTCACCTCGTTTTTGGATGAATTGGAAGCCATAGGGACGGAAGTGTTGGAACGTTCCACTTACGGAGATGATGTCACAGAGGAATACGTCGATTTAGAATCACGCCTCCAATCCAAGGAGACGGTTGAAGAACGCCTGCTTGCGTTTATGGAAGAAGCAGAAAACACAGAAGATCTTCTCGATATTTCCGATGATCTAGCTTCCACCCAAGAAGAAATCGAACAAATCGAGGGACGTATGAATTATTTGGAAAATCACGTCGCATATTCTACGGTGAACATTGATATACAAGAGGTTGCCGCTTCCACCTTACAAGATCGGGAATCATTGAATATATGGGGGCAAGCAACAAGTCTTTTCACGGATACAGTGAATGTGCTGGTTTCCCTCTTCTCCGGATTGGTCATATTCATGATCGGTTTGTCCCCTGTGATTATACCCTTGCTGGTGATAGGAGCAGCCGTCTTGTTTTTCCTGAAAAGAAGACAGAAGCGTTAA
- a CDS encoding VOC family protein, with translation MGFHNKPTTFVEHVTIKVENLARSIQFYKEVIGFKVLEQTKTTAQLTADGKTSLVSIEQLKKALPKPSRSTGLYHFALLLPRRADLANIINYFIEKGVRVGSSDHWVSESLYLSDPDGNGIEIYADRDSSEWDWENGQVAMAVDPLNVPGILSEKKEGELWKGLPAGTVMGHIHLHVADLQKTKPFYTEGLGFDIVSKLGDQALFISSGNYHHHIGLNTWTGVGAPAPPDKSPGLKFFTINLPDEATRERVVANVEKIGAAVTKENGVFVTTDPSGNRIHLEV, from the coding sequence ATGGGTTTTCATAACAAACCGACAACGTTTGTTGAGCACGTGACGATTAAAGTAGAAAATTTGGCACGTTCCATTCAATTTTATAAAGAGGTCATTGGCTTTAAGGTTCTAGAACAAACAAAAACAACCGCTCAGTTAACGGCAGATGGAAAAACCAGTCTTGTCTCAATCGAACAACTTAAAAAAGCACTACCAAAACCAAGCAGATCGACAGGGTTGTATCACTTCGCTTTACTGTTACCTCGTCGTGCCGATTTGGCGAATATCATTAACTACTTTATTGAAAAAGGCGTCCGTGTCGGTTCCTCGGACCATTGGGTCAGTGAATCTCTTTATTTATCGGATCCGGATGGAAATGGGATAGAAATTTATGCAGACCGTGATTCGTCGGAATGGGATTGGGAGAACGGGCAAGTAGCGATGGCCGTGGACCCGCTCAATGTTCCCGGTATTCTTTCCGAAAAGAAAGAAGGAGAGTTATGGAAAGGATTGCCTGCCGGCACTGTTATGGGCCATATCCATTTACATGTGGCAGATTTGCAAAAGACGAAGCCTTTTTATACCGAAGGGCTCGGTTTTGATATTGTGAGCAAACTCGGGGATCAAGCCCTTTTCATCTCCAGTGGTAACTATCATCATCATATAGGCTTGAATACTTGGACTGGGGTGGGTGCGCCCGCGCCACCGGATAAAAGCCCCGGCTTGAAATTTTTCACGATAAATTTGCCGGATGAAGCAACGAGGGAACGCGTCGTAGCAAATGTTGAAAAAATCGGAGCTGCTGTGACAAAAGAAAATGGGGTTTTTGTCACGACGGACCCTTCAGGGAATCGTATTCATTTAGAGGTTTGA
- the gcvH gene encoding glycine cleavage system protein GcvH, with protein sequence MASPKELKYSEEHEWVKEEGDKVRIGITSFAQDELGDIVFVELPEVGDQIEVNEPFGSVESVKTVSELYAPISGKVVEINEELEDSPEFVNESPYDKAWMVVVEPADKAELDELMSAEAYDEMVGEE encoded by the coding sequence ATGGCGTCACCAAAAGAATTAAAGTATTCGGAAGAACATGAATGGGTAAAAGAAGAAGGGGACAAGGTTCGAATTGGGATTACATCCTTCGCGCAAGACGAACTTGGCGACATCGTATTCGTTGAACTTCCGGAAGTGGGCGATCAAATTGAAGTGAATGAGCCATTTGGCAGTGTGGAATCGGTAAAAACCGTCTCCGAACTTTACGCGCCGATAAGCGGCAAAGTGGTGGAAATCAACGAAGAACTTGAAGATTCTCCGGAATTCGTCAATGAATCTCCATACGACAAAGCTTGGATGGTCGTCGTCGAGCCTGCCGATAAAGCTGAATTGGACGAATTGATGAGTGCTGAGGCGTATGATGAAATGGTTGGTGAAGAATAA
- a CDS encoding arsenate reductase family protein, with amino-acid sequence MLTVFSYPPCGTCQKAKKWLDAHDVPYEERHIVKEPPTREELKDLKEKSGLEWKKFFNTSGKKYREMGLKDKLPEANEETIIDWLSSDGMLIKRPIVTDGKTVTLGFKEATFLDNWK; translated from the coding sequence TTGCTTACCGTTTTTAGTTATCCGCCATGCGGCACTTGCCAAAAAGCAAAGAAATGGTTGGATGCCCATGACGTACCTTATGAAGAGAGACATATTGTTAAGGAACCGCCGACACGTGAGGAACTCAAGGACCTAAAGGAAAAGAGTGGCCTGGAATGGAAGAAGTTCTTTAATACGAGCGGAAAAAAATATCGTGAAATGGGTTTAAAGGACAAGCTTCCGGAAGCAAATGAAGAAACAATCATCGATTGGTTATCGTCGGATGGCATGCTTATTAAACGGCCGATTGTGACCGATGGAAAAACCGTCACACTTGGGTTTAAGGAAGCAACGTTTCTCGATAACTGGAAGTAA